The genomic stretch TACCGCTGCGGTCATTGTTATTATAGGTCTGTGTATTGCCTTCCAGGCAGTATTGCTCCAGCCCTTCCTTGCAATTTTCACACACCTGGCAGGAATCCACCATACAGCCAATTCCAGCCAGCTCACCTGTCTTGAAGTTCTTTACGTGGTCACCCACCTTGATCACCCTGCCCACGATCTCATGACCGGGCACCATGGGGAAAATGCCGGGGAACCAGTCGTTCTTGATCTGGTGGAGGTCCGAGTGGCATACGCCACAATACAGTATTTCCAGCTGGACATCATGTGCGCCTACTTCCCTGCGTTCAAATGCCCAGGGCGCCAGGTCTGTCTCCGGCGTCTGCGCAGCATATGCTTTTGCTTGTATCATAATTAAACGGCTTTAGTTGAATGGATACGCAAAACTATGGCGTGCCGGCAAACCGGCAATTGTACAATTCAAATTAATCATTATATTTTTCAAACAATGCCTGAATGCGGCCGGTTAGGAGAAAAACCTGCCCCGGCAAACCCGGCATTGATGAAGCTGGCGGCCGGTTGATCAGCCGGATCAGCCGGCCGCCATGCTGCCACTGATGGAATGCCAGAAAAAGCCTGGCGCTTAACGCAGCCCGAGGCTTTTCAGGTACCATTCTTCTATGGCTGCATCCAGCTTTACAGTACGGATCAGTTCCGGCATATGCGCATATTGTTCACGGAAGCTGTTGACCAGCGACTGGAAATTCTGTGGTTCATATTCCAGCAGCAGGTTGGTCTCTTCCGTACGGGCCCAGGCTCTCGGCAGCACCAGTCCGGCATTCTTGAATTTAAGTGCGGTGGTGGCCTTGCTCAGGCGTTTGAACAGCTGGGGCAGGCCATTGATGTCTGCATATTTTCCGGACGCATATTGTACGGTAACGATAGTCTGCTGATCAGCCGGGAGGGAAGGCAGCTGGATGTTCACGCTCATTTCTCTTCCGTTATAGCGCCAGCTGACGCTATTGCCGCTATTGTTCCAGTTCACCGCCTGGCCGTTCAGCAGTACCTGTTCGGGCATCTGTGCACCGTAGAGGGTCAGCTGGTAAGTCCTGGTCGGTTTCATGCCGGGATATTGCCCCTGCCGGGGTTCAATAGTGAGGGTCAGGCTGCTGTCTGCTTTGATGGCAGTACTGACCGTTGTCTGTGCATAATGGGTGTCATATTGCTGATCGTTGCCGGCATCCTCATAGATCTTCGTTTGTCCGGCGGCGCCAGGGAAGATGCCGATGCGCAGGGTGTCCGGGTTTTCATCCAGGTGCTGCACATTGTCCAGGTACATGGGCAGTACGGTCCCTGCTTTTACATAGATGGGGTATTCGTCAATGGCAAAGCTGCGTTCCAGGACCTGTCCGCCTTTGAGCCGGGTGCCGGTATGCCATTCGTACCAGTCGTTGCCGGACGGCAGCCATACTTTTACGGTGCTGCGGCCATCTACCGAGGGCGCACCGATAGGCGCTACCAGGATATCATCCCCAAACTGGTACTGCCGGTCAAGATCATAGGCTTCCTGGTTGGTAGGGTAGTCGTAGTACATAGGCCGGCAAAGCGAAATACCTGTTTCATAGGTCTTCCTGGCCATGGTATAGATATAGGGCGCCAGGGCGTAACGGAGCTTGATGGCATCGTACTGTCCGTCGAAGTATTCGCCCCTGAAATTCCAGATCTCTTTATTGAGCAGGGCATTCTTCATGGAGTGGGTGCGGAAGACCGGGCTAAGGGCGCCGTATTGCATCCAGCGGGTATATAGTTCGGGATCCAGCCCGGTGAAATTCTTCGGGATCTGGTGACCGCCGATATCATGGCTCCAGTAGCCGTAGAGTACGTTGGAAGCGGCATTGGTGAAATAGGGCTGGTATTCCAGGGATTTCCAGGTAACATAGGCGTCGCCGGAAAAGCCGATCTGGTAGCGGTGGTTACCCAGTCCG from Candidatus Pseudobacter hemicellulosilyticus encodes the following:
- a CDS encoding glycoside hydrolase family 31 protein; the encoded protein is MKPCFSLLCLILLVASHTQAQNNPSPDERAIVSAGKEVRFTVLTPGLIRMEWDSTGAFTNNASFVIVNRRLPVPSFKQSTKGGWLSISTSTLELRYKLGAGKFNADNLTVRYLAAGKTGFNWKPGMVQKANLKGTARTLDGYDGDTYHNGNKLQLEDGLLARDGWHLLDDSRSFLFDKSDWPWVEERKNAGIDWYFMGYGNQYKTALADYIKVAGKVPLPPRYTFGYWWSRYWAYSDNELRDLVRNFNRFQVPLDVLVIDMDWHTTDSVGAPRDEFGQSKWWTGWTWNKGLFTHPEKFLQWTNERHLKTTLNLHPASGIAPFEEQYAAFAQKMNFDTSARRNIPYIGSDKQFMQTLFDVVLKPMEQQGVDFWWLDWQQWGEDKKIKGLSNTWWLNYMFFTAMERSRKERPMLYHRWGGLGNHRYQIGFSGDAYVTWKSLEYQPYFTNAASNVLYGYWSHDIGGHQIPKNFTGLDPELYTRWMQYGALSPVFRTHSMKNALLNKEIWNFRGEYFDGQYDAIKLRYALAPYIYTMARKTYETGISLCRPMYYDYPTNQEAYDLDRQYQFGDDILVAPIGAPSVDGRSTVKVWLPSGNDWYEWHTGTRLKGGQVLERSFAIDEYPIYVKAGTVLPMYLDNVQHLDENPDTLRIGIFPGAAGQTKIYEDAGNDQQYDTHYAQTTVSTAIKADSSLTLTIEPRQGQYPGMKPTRTYQLTLYGAQMPEQVLLNGQAVNWNNSGNSVSWRYNGREMSVNIQLPSLPADQQTIVTVQYASGKYADINGLPQLFKRLSKATTALKFKNAGLVLPRAWARTEETNLLLEYEPQNFQSLVNSFREQYAHMPELIRTVKLDAAIEEWYLKSLGLR